Proteins from a single region of Paramormyrops kingsleyae isolate MSU_618 chromosome 9, PKINGS_0.4, whole genome shotgun sequence:
- the ntrk1 gene encoding high affinity nerve growth factor receptor isoform X1, which produces MGGTRRGALASLALLGLVVPALCGCPDACRCSFTSLNCLDPNRLTGVPVLAPQDSENITDIYIENQADLRNITELDFASYRELKNLTITFCGLAHISTKAFQYNLKLQYVNLASNSLQFISWKVFHSLPLLNLILKDNMLSCSCDLHWLQQWQSAGLADVLHQTLHCYSNGSILPLENMVMENCSMPEVTVIDSQHTVREGGNLTFLCQVKGDPTPLARWQTEGLQSYYTLQERIWGPTQELVISLFNVSSMDNLYNLTCEAENRAGPGEDVVMLDIQFPVKILWLRDAEAQHHWCFPFAVDGNPAPTIRWLYNGSELTESEFMYTQLIVERDDGSVQHGCLFLNKPTHLNNGHYTLIVNNGLGSDQATATGIFMDSPFGPLDLDGIVPMQRDIKTPRSKANDAVTENLENRVFGVSVAVGLAVFACTFLLIMVLVINKCGQHSKFGIHRASVLGTEEDLAVSLRFMNFGTSTPTSDKGTLESGLSSFVENPQYFCGIIKDKDMCVQHIKRQDIVLKWELGEGAFGKVYLAECAKLSPDSDRMLVAIKTLKDANESTRQDFQREAELLTVLQHEHIVRFYGVCTDGEPLAMVFEYMRHGDLNRFLRAHGPDARMLEEVKIPPPGQLTLPQMLQIAAQIASGMVYLASLHFVHRDLATRNCLVGDGMVVKIGDFGMSRDIYSTDYYRVGGRTMLPIRWMPPESIMYRKFTTESDIWSFGVVLWEIFTYGKQPWYQLSNSEAIECITQGRELERPRTCPKEVHLLMQACWQREPQQRMLIKDIHSRLVALVKSPPVYLDILE; this is translated from the exons CTACATTGAGAACCAGGCTGACCTAAGGAACATCACAGAATTAGATTTTGCCAGCTATCGGGAACTGAAGAACCT AACAATCACTTTCTGTGGGCTGGCTCACATCTCCACAAAGGCCTTCCAGTACAACCTCAAGCTGCAGTATGT CAACTTGGCTTCCAACTCTCTTCAGTTCATCAGCTGGAAGGTGTTCCATTCCCTCCCCCTACTGAACCT GATTTTGAAAGACAACATGCTGTCCTGCTCGTGTGACCTTCACTGGCTTCAGCAGTGGCAGAGCGCCGGGCTCGCGGACGTCCTGCACCAGACGCTGCACTGCTATTCCAATGGAAGCATCCTGCCCTTGGAGAACATGGTGATGGAAAACTGCA GTATGCCTGAGGTCACCGTTATTGATTCCCAGCACACCGTTCGGGAAGGAGGAAACTTAACCTTCCTTTGCCAGGTGAAAGGTGACCCAACGCCGTTGGCAAGATGGCAGACAGAAGGGCTGCAGTCCTATTACACCTTGCAG GAGAGAATCTGGGGACCCACACAGGAGCTAGTTATCAGTCTGTTTAATGTCTCCTCCATGGACAATCTCTACAACCTGACCTGTGAGGCCGAGAACCGGGCGGGTCCAGGAGAGGATGTGGTGATGCTGGACATTCAGT TCCCAGTCAAGATCCTATGGCTGAGGGATGCAGAGGCCCAGCATCACTGGTGCTTCCCCTTCGCAGTGGATGGTAACCCAGCGCCTACCATCCGCTGGCTCTACAACGGCTCAGAGCTGACCGAGTCAGAGTTCATGTACACCCAGCTCATCGTGGAGAGGGATGACGGATCGGTGCAGCACGGCTGCCTTTTCCTCAATAAACCCACCCATCTTAACAACGGGCACTATACCCTCATCGTGAACAACGGGCTGGGCAGCGACCAGGCCACCGCCACAGGCATATTCATGGACAGCCCCTTTGGACCCCTCGACCTTGACGGCATCGTCCCCA TGCAAAGGGATATCAAAA CTCCTCGCAGCAAAGCCAATGATGCTGTCACTGAGAATCTGGAGAACAGAGTTTTTGGT GTGTCGGTGGCAGTGGGCCTGGCTGTATTTGCATGCACCTTCCTGCTCATCATGGTCCTGGTCATCAATAAGTGTGGGCAGCACTCCAAGTTCGGCATCCACA GGGCATCTGTCCTGGGTACAGAGGAGGACCTTGCAGTCTCACTTCGCTTCATGAATTTTGGGACCAGCACCCCCACATCAGACAAGGGCACCCTTGAGTCCGGACTGTCCAGCTTTGTGGAGAACCCCCAGTATTTCTGCGGCATTATCAAGGATAAGGACATGT GCGTGCAGCACATTAAGAGGCAGGACATCGTGCTGAAGTGGGAGCTGGGAGAGGGGGCCTTCGGCAAGGTTTACCTGGCAGAGTGCGCCAAACTGAGTCCCGACAGCGATAGGATGCTGGTTGCCATTAAG ACTTTGAAGGACGCCAACGAGTCGACGCGGCAGGACTTCCAGCGCGAGGCCGAGCTACTGACGGTGCTACAGCACGAGCACATCGTGCGTTTCTACGGGGTCTGCACCGACGGGGAGCCCCTAGCCATGGTCTTCGAGTACATGAGGCACGGAGACCTCAACCGCTTCCTGAG GGCCCATGGACCAGATGCCCGAATGCTGGAGGAGGTGAAGATACCACCCCCTGGGCAGCTCACCCTGCCGCAGATGCTGCAGATCGCGGCTCAGATCGCCTCAGGCATGGTCTACCTGGCCTCTCTGCACTTCGTCCACCGGGATCTAGCTACACGAAACTGTCTCGTCGGGGACGGTATGGTGGTGAAGATTGGGGATTTCGGCATGTCCCGGGACATATACAGCACCGATTACTACAGG GTGGGCGGGCGAACCATGCTGCCCATACGCTGGATGCCGCCGGAGAGCATCATGTACAGGAAATTCACCACGGAGAGCGACATCTGGAGTTTTGGCGTGGTCCTCTGGGAGATCTTCACCTACGGAAAGCAGCCCTGGTACCAGCTCTCCAACAGTGAG GCAATAGAGTGCATCACCCAGGGCCGGGAGCTGGAGAGGCCTCGAACCTGTCCCAAGGAGGTGCACCTCCTCATGCAGGCCTGCTGGCAGAGGGAGCCCCAGCAGAGGATGCTCATCAAGGACATCCACAGCCGTCTGGTAGCTTTGGTCAAAAGTCCACCGGTCTATCTGGATATCCTGGAGTAG
- the paqr6 gene encoding membrane progestin receptor delta, translating into MMEGARPPQLECPMWCVLCQGGQAWLQQVRRWAAEVLWLPTGSLGFRLPQLFDIHQVPRVYQEDGIISGYRHPRSSALDCVLSSFQMTNETVNIWTHFLATWYFLWRFSMLCGSLDFLSESYTWPLLVYMLLICLYPFTSSCAHTFSTMSPESRHICYFFDYGAISLYSLGCAITYGSYVMPDCWVNTWLHEYFVALAVGNTLVCTGLSCYSRLLEMEFPRKSKILRTAAFVYPFIFDNIPLFHRLLLCCGDSFSHNEASSSHCYHLIFAFLTCFLFTSHLPERLAPGRFDFIGHSHQLFHICAVVGTHFQMEALLADMTSRSAWLMVNTAVPSLLGTIGALVLGVLLNLGIIAVFSAALLKVPGRRPASHAVAAQGCPELKE; encoded by the exons ATGATGGAAGGGGCCCGACCCCCGCAGCTGGAGTGCCCCATGTGGTGTGTGCTGTGCCAGGGGGGGCAGGCCTGGCTGCAGCAGGTGCGCCGGTGGGCGGCTGAAGTCCTCTGGCTGCCGACGGGTTCTCTGGGCTTCAGGCTCCCCCAGCTCTTCGATATCCACCAGGTTCCGAGG GTATACCAAGAGGATGGCATCATATCCGGGTACCGCCACCCCCGCAGCTCGGCGCTGGACTGCGTCCTCAGCAGCTTCCAGATGACCAACGAGACCGTCAACATCTGGACCCATTTCCTGGCCACTTG GTACTTCCTGTGGCGCTTCAGCATGCTCTGCGGCTCTCTGGACTTCCTGTCGGAGAGCTACACCTGGCCCCTGCTGGTCTACATGCTGCTGATCTGCCTGTATCCCTTCACCTCCAGCTGTGCCCACACCTTCAGCACCATGTCCCCCGAGTCGCGCCACATCTGCTACTTCTTTGACTATGGCGCCATCAGCCTCTACAGCCTGG GTTGTGCCATTACTTATGGATCTTATGTGATGCCCGATTGCTGGGTGAACACCTGGCTGCATGAGTACTTTGTAGCTTTGGCTGTTGGGAACACACTGGTGTGCACTGGACTGTCCTGCTATTCCAG GCTCCTTGAGATGGAGTTTCCCCGCAAGAGTAAGATCTTGAGGACGGCAGCTTTTGTTTATCCCTTTATCTTCGACAATATCCCCCTCTTCCACAGA CTGCTGCTATGCTGTGGAGATAGCTTTAGCCACAACGAGGCCTCGTCCAGCCACTGTTACCACCTGATCTTCGCCTTCCTCACCTGCTTCCTGTTCACATCACACCTCCCCGAGAGACTGGCCCCAGGACGCTTCGATTTCATCG GCCACAGTCACCAGCTCTTCCACATCTGTGCTGTAGTGGGCACACACTTTCAGATGGAGGCGCTGTTGGCAGACATGACGTCGCGCAGCGCCTGGCTGATGGTCAACACCGCTGTTCCGTCGCTCCTGGGCACCATAGGGGCCCTGGTCCTGGGCGTCCTGCTCAACCTTGGCATCATTGCCGTGTTCAGCGCTGCTCTGCTCAAGGTGCCGGGTCGCAGGCCTGCCAGTCACGCTGTCGCCGCCCAAGGCTGCCCTGAGCTCAAGGAATAA
- the ntrk1 gene encoding high affinity nerve growth factor receptor isoform X2: MGGTRRGALASLALLGLVVPALCGCPDACRCSFTSLNCLDPNRLTGVPVLAPQDSENITDIYIENQADLRNITELDFASYRELKNLTITFCGLAHISTKAFQYNLKLQYVNLASNSLQFISWKVFHSLPLLNLILKDNMLSCSCDLHWLQQWQSAGLADVLHQTLHCYSNGSILPLENMVMENCSMPEVTVIDSQHTVREGGNLTFLCQVKGDPTPLARWQTEGLQSYYTLQERIWGPTQELVISLFNVSSMDNLYNLTCEAENRAGPGEDVVMLDIQFPVKILWLRDAEAQHHWCFPFAVDGNPAPTIRWLYNGSELTESEFMYTQLIVERDDGSVQHGCLFLNKPTHLNNGHYTLIVNNGLGSDQATATGIFMDSPFGPLDLDGIVPTPRSKANDAVTENLENRVFGVSVAVGLAVFACTFLLIMVLVINKCGQHSKFGIHRASVLGTEEDLAVSLRFMNFGTSTPTSDKGTLESGLSSFVENPQYFCGIIKDKDMCVQHIKRQDIVLKWELGEGAFGKVYLAECAKLSPDSDRMLVAIKTLKDANESTRQDFQREAELLTVLQHEHIVRFYGVCTDGEPLAMVFEYMRHGDLNRFLRAHGPDARMLEEVKIPPPGQLTLPQMLQIAAQIASGMVYLASLHFVHRDLATRNCLVGDGMVVKIGDFGMSRDIYSTDYYRVGGRTMLPIRWMPPESIMYRKFTTESDIWSFGVVLWEIFTYGKQPWYQLSNSEAIECITQGRELERPRTCPKEVHLLMQACWQREPQQRMLIKDIHSRLVALVKSPPVYLDILE; encoded by the exons CTACATTGAGAACCAGGCTGACCTAAGGAACATCACAGAATTAGATTTTGCCAGCTATCGGGAACTGAAGAACCT AACAATCACTTTCTGTGGGCTGGCTCACATCTCCACAAAGGCCTTCCAGTACAACCTCAAGCTGCAGTATGT CAACTTGGCTTCCAACTCTCTTCAGTTCATCAGCTGGAAGGTGTTCCATTCCCTCCCCCTACTGAACCT GATTTTGAAAGACAACATGCTGTCCTGCTCGTGTGACCTTCACTGGCTTCAGCAGTGGCAGAGCGCCGGGCTCGCGGACGTCCTGCACCAGACGCTGCACTGCTATTCCAATGGAAGCATCCTGCCCTTGGAGAACATGGTGATGGAAAACTGCA GTATGCCTGAGGTCACCGTTATTGATTCCCAGCACACCGTTCGGGAAGGAGGAAACTTAACCTTCCTTTGCCAGGTGAAAGGTGACCCAACGCCGTTGGCAAGATGGCAGACAGAAGGGCTGCAGTCCTATTACACCTTGCAG GAGAGAATCTGGGGACCCACACAGGAGCTAGTTATCAGTCTGTTTAATGTCTCCTCCATGGACAATCTCTACAACCTGACCTGTGAGGCCGAGAACCGGGCGGGTCCAGGAGAGGATGTGGTGATGCTGGACATTCAGT TCCCAGTCAAGATCCTATGGCTGAGGGATGCAGAGGCCCAGCATCACTGGTGCTTCCCCTTCGCAGTGGATGGTAACCCAGCGCCTACCATCCGCTGGCTCTACAACGGCTCAGAGCTGACCGAGTCAGAGTTCATGTACACCCAGCTCATCGTGGAGAGGGATGACGGATCGGTGCAGCACGGCTGCCTTTTCCTCAATAAACCCACCCATCTTAACAACGGGCACTATACCCTCATCGTGAACAACGGGCTGGGCAGCGACCAGGCCACCGCCACAGGCATATTCATGGACAGCCCCTTTGGACCCCTCGACCTTGACGGCATCGTCCCCA CTCCTCGCAGCAAAGCCAATGATGCTGTCACTGAGAATCTGGAGAACAGAGTTTTTGGT GTGTCGGTGGCAGTGGGCCTGGCTGTATTTGCATGCACCTTCCTGCTCATCATGGTCCTGGTCATCAATAAGTGTGGGCAGCACTCCAAGTTCGGCATCCACA GGGCATCTGTCCTGGGTACAGAGGAGGACCTTGCAGTCTCACTTCGCTTCATGAATTTTGGGACCAGCACCCCCACATCAGACAAGGGCACCCTTGAGTCCGGACTGTCCAGCTTTGTGGAGAACCCCCAGTATTTCTGCGGCATTATCAAGGATAAGGACATGT GCGTGCAGCACATTAAGAGGCAGGACATCGTGCTGAAGTGGGAGCTGGGAGAGGGGGCCTTCGGCAAGGTTTACCTGGCAGAGTGCGCCAAACTGAGTCCCGACAGCGATAGGATGCTGGTTGCCATTAAG ACTTTGAAGGACGCCAACGAGTCGACGCGGCAGGACTTCCAGCGCGAGGCCGAGCTACTGACGGTGCTACAGCACGAGCACATCGTGCGTTTCTACGGGGTCTGCACCGACGGGGAGCCCCTAGCCATGGTCTTCGAGTACATGAGGCACGGAGACCTCAACCGCTTCCTGAG GGCCCATGGACCAGATGCCCGAATGCTGGAGGAGGTGAAGATACCACCCCCTGGGCAGCTCACCCTGCCGCAGATGCTGCAGATCGCGGCTCAGATCGCCTCAGGCATGGTCTACCTGGCCTCTCTGCACTTCGTCCACCGGGATCTAGCTACACGAAACTGTCTCGTCGGGGACGGTATGGTGGTGAAGATTGGGGATTTCGGCATGTCCCGGGACATATACAGCACCGATTACTACAGG GTGGGCGGGCGAACCATGCTGCCCATACGCTGGATGCCGCCGGAGAGCATCATGTACAGGAAATTCACCACGGAGAGCGACATCTGGAGTTTTGGCGTGGTCCTCTGGGAGATCTTCACCTACGGAAAGCAGCCCTGGTACCAGCTCTCCAACAGTGAG GCAATAGAGTGCATCACCCAGGGCCGGGAGCTGGAGAGGCCTCGAACCTGTCCCAAGGAGGTGCACCTCCTCATGCAGGCCTGCTGGCAGAGGGAGCCCCAGCAGAGGATGCTCATCAAGGACATCCACAGCCGTCTGGTAGCTTTGGTCAAAAGTCCACCGGTCTATCTGGATATCCTGGAGTAG